In one window of Thermus aquaticus DNA:
- a CDS encoding nucleotidyltransferase domain-containing protein, translated as MRLEAERLLSTPPRLSPRVGYLRKLLQGLPIPLTRALLFGSRARGEALEDSDWDLLVVSPAFRGMDYLSRIQLLYHLLPLRNVDYVALTPEEWEARKGEIGLVGEAAREGLVLLDEGAPMA; from the coding sequence GTGCGCCTCGAGGCCGAGCGCTTGCTAAGTACCCCACCGCGGCTTTCGCCGCGGGTGGGGTACTTAAGAAAGCTCCTGCAAGGGCTTCCCATCCCCCTCACCCGGGCGCTCCTCTTTGGCTCCCGGGCCAGGGGCGAAGCCCTGGAGGACAGCGACTGGGACCTCCTCGTGGTCTCCCCCGCTTTTCGGGGCATGGACTACCTGAGCCGGATCCAGCTCCTGTACCACCTTCTTCCCCTGAGAAACGTGGACTACGTGGCCCTCACCCCGGAGGAGTGGGAAGCCCGCAAGGGGGAGATCGGCCTTGTGGGGGAGGCCGCCCGGGAAGGCCTTGTCCTTTTGGACGAAGGGGCCCCTATGGCTTGA
- a CDS encoding LysM peptidoglycan-binding domain-containing C40 family peptidase, producing MRKAVLVLFLGLALAQPTHTVAPGDTLFSIARRYGTTVEELMRLNGLTSPDLQVGQVLKLPAPSSQEGPPQEPQAEDFDPESPLVKAVLRYLGVPYKYGANSPLSLDCSAFVAQVYAELGVALPRTSRDQYRALPAADTLRPGDLVFFSFGGKDVDHVGIYLGRGVFAHASSYGSRVVIESLDAPLYKKAYRGARRVLQEAKGP from the coding sequence ATGCGCAAGGCGGTTCTGGTCCTCTTCCTCGGCCTTGCCCTGGCCCAGCCCACCCACACCGTGGCCCCCGGGGACACGCTTTTCTCCATCGCCCGCAGGTACGGGACCACGGTGGAGGAGCTCATGCGCCTGAACGGCCTCACCTCCCCGGACCTCCAGGTGGGCCAGGTCCTGAAGCTTCCCGCCCCCTCTTCGCAGGAAGGCCCTCCCCAGGAACCCCAAGCCGAGGACTTTGACCCGGAAAGCCCCCTGGTGAAGGCGGTTCTCCGCTACCTGGGCGTGCCCTACAAGTACGGGGCCAACTCGCCCTTGAGCCTGGACTGCTCCGCCTTCGTGGCCCAGGTCTACGCCGAGCTGGGGGTGGCCCTGCCCCGGACCAGCCGGGATCAGTACCGCGCCCTGCCCGCGGCCGACACCCTGCGCCCCGGGGACCTGGTCTTCTTCAGCTTCGGGGGGAAGGACGTGGACCACGTGGGGATCTACCTGGGCCGGGGGGTCTTCGCCCACGCCAGTAGCTACGGGAGCCGGGTGGTGATAGAGAGCCTGGACGCCCCCCTCTACAAAAAGGCCTACAGGGGGGCGAGGCGGGTCCTCCAGGAGGCCAAAGGGCCCTAG
- a CDS encoding TIGR02710 family CRISPR-associated CARF protein has protein sequence MKVLILTVGTTREPLEVALSEHAPEGVVFLASQASHPVAAELLRDYGASFRHHTLLLEDAESLLEAYQKALLALRKALEWEAKAIVADLTGGTKPMAAGLTLALTGRGVVFSYVGGERRDPETGRVLSGHERLRLLEDPTARFGLREWAGFTRAWNALNLGMALSELESLLSRPLSPSEARFYRAMQGVVEGLMEWDRFRHQEALNRLSAHLPVALAVAEAWGHGGKVRVLKGLEALLPHLQSIVEAGEKPTFPLLQDLLANAERRAALGRFDDALARLYRALELAVEADLQERLGFTLKDPKTWPEDFPESLRERILKPRGLMELLEAAFDLDLAFGQRGTLAQRLYGEKNRLQALLQKRHGSILAHGTKPVEREDYERLRDFLAGLDERLRPLPPWPLF, from the coding sequence ATGAAGGTCCTCATCCTCACCGTGGGCACCACCCGGGAGCCCCTGGAGGTGGCCCTTTCCGAGCACGCCCCCGAGGGGGTGGTCTTCCTGGCCAGCCAAGCGAGCCACCCCGTGGCCGCGGAGCTTCTAAGGGACTACGGGGCCTCCTTCCGCCACCACACCCTTCTCCTGGAGGACGCGGAAAGCCTCCTCGAGGCCTACCAGAAGGCCCTCCTCGCCCTGAGGAAGGCCCTGGAGTGGGAGGCGAAGGCCATCGTGGCCGACCTCACCGGGGGCACCAAGCCCATGGCGGCGGGCCTCACCCTGGCCCTCACGGGGCGGGGGGTGGTCTTCAGCTACGTGGGCGGGGAACGGCGGGACCCAGAGACGGGCCGGGTCCTCTCCGGGCACGAAAGGCTCCGCCTCCTGGAGGACCCCACGGCCCGCTTTGGCCTCCGGGAGTGGGCGGGCTTCACCCGGGCCTGGAACGCCCTGAACCTGGGCATGGCCCTCTCTGAGTTGGAAAGCCTCCTAAGCCGCCCCCTCTCCCCTTCCGAGGCCCGCTTCTACCGGGCCATGCAGGGGGTGGTGGAGGGCCTCATGGAGTGGGACCGCTTCCGGCACCAGGAGGCCCTAAACCGGCTTTCCGCCCACCTCCCCGTGGCCCTGGCCGTGGCCGAGGCCTGGGGGCACGGGGGCAAGGTGCGGGTCCTGAAGGGCCTGGAAGCCCTCCTTCCCCATCTACAAAGCATCGTGGAGGCCGGGGAAAAGCCCACCTTCCCCCTCCTCCAGGACCTCCTGGCCAACGCCGAGCGCCGGGCCGCCTTGGGCCGCTTTGACGACGCCCTGGCCCGCCTCTACCGCGCCCTGGAGCTGGCCGTGGAGGCCGACCTCCAGGAGCGCCTGGGCTTCACCCTGAAGGACCCCAAGACCTGGCCCGAGGACTTCCCAGAAAGCCTTAGGGAGCGCATTCTGAAGCCCAGAGGCCTCATGGAGCTCCTCGAGGCGGCCTTTGACTTGGACCTGGCCTTCGGCCAGCGGGGCACCCTAGCCCAGCGCCTCTACGGAGAGAAGAACCGGCTCCAGGCCCTCCTCCAGAAGCGGCACGGGAGCATCTTGGCCCACGGCACGAAGCCTGTGGAGCGGGAGGACTACGAGCGCCTGCGGGACTTCCTCGCCGGGCTGGACGAGCGCCTGAGGCCCCTTCCCCCCTGGCCCCTCTTCTGA
- the cas1 gene encoding CRISPR-associated endonuclease Cas1, translating into MTLHLTHQGATLRLRAGRLLLEKDGITLADFPARQVRRVALWGNVRLSTPALVFLLRQGAPVFFLSLEGFLYGVAGAFPDPHPAHLRAPFGAEALPLARAFVLGKLRSAQALLLRHGLPEAEEVAQALARAGEAQRLESLRGAEGEGSRAYFQGLGRLLAAQGFGGRTRRPPRDPVNAALSYGYALLLGRVLVAVRLAGLHPEVGFLHAEGRRSPALALDLMEEFRVPVVDAVVLSAFRRGHLTPAHAEAREGGVYLNEEGRRRLIELLEGRFLEEVAHPLGFRKPLGEMIELQAQRLKAALLERGHYTPFYLWR; encoded by the coding sequence ATGACCCTACACCTCACCCACCAGGGGGCCACCCTGAGACTCAGGGCAGGCCGCCTCCTCCTTGAGAAGGACGGGATTACCCTGGCCGACTTCCCCGCCCGTCAGGTGCGCCGGGTGGCCCTTTGGGGCAACGTGCGCCTCTCCACCCCCGCCCTGGTCTTCCTCCTCCGGCAGGGGGCGCCGGTCTTCTTCCTCTCCCTGGAGGGCTTTCTCTACGGGGTGGCGGGGGCCTTCCCCGACCCCCACCCGGCCCACCTCCGGGCCCCGTTTGGGGCCGAGGCCCTTCCCCTGGCCCGGGCCTTCGTCCTGGGGAAACTCCGCTCGGCCCAGGCCCTCCTCCTGCGCCACGGCCTTCCCGAGGCCGAGGAGGTGGCCCAGGCCCTCGCCCGGGCCGGAGAGGCCCAGAGGCTGGAGAGCCTCCGGGGGGCGGAGGGGGAAGGAAGCCGGGCCTACTTCCAGGGGTTAGGCCGCCTCCTCGCCGCCCAAGGCTTTGGGGGGCGCACCCGCAGGCCCCCTAGGGACCCGGTGAACGCCGCCCTCTCCTACGGCTACGCCCTCCTCTTGGGGCGTGTTCTGGTGGCGGTGCGCCTGGCGGGGCTCCACCCCGAGGTGGGCTTCCTCCACGCCGAGGGGCGGCGGAGCCCCGCCTTGGCCCTGGACCTGATGGAGGAGTTCCGGGTGCCCGTGGTGGACGCCGTGGTCCTCTCCGCCTTCCGGAGGGGGCACCTCACCCCAGCCCACGCCGAAGCCAGGGAAGGAGGCGTGTACCTGAACGAGGAGGGCCGGAGGCGGCTCATAGAGCTCTTGGAGGGCCGCTTCCTGGAGGAGGTAGCCCACCCCTTGGGCTTCCGCAAACCCCTGGGGGAGATGATAGAGCTCCAGGCCCAGCGCCTGAAGGCCGCCCTTTTGGAACGGGGGCACTACACGCCCTTTTACCTTTGGCGATAA
- a CDS encoding prepilin peptidase yields MWPLFALVLGLVVGSFLNVVIRRLPKGESLAYPPSYCPSCGHRLGPKDLVPVLSYLALRGRCRYCQSPISPRYPLVEAITGSLFLLAALFYPPSPMAFLVFAFLAFLVALAFIDLDTYELPDALTYGLLFLGLAASYFLAFPLPFRKSLDGALMAAGGLGLVAGYGGLFLRRFRERRPEVPVGPHQVHMAALLGALLGPGVGMALAFLTWALSARTGRPVVLPDRLTLPLLPVALLLAPALGLDLLESLKGSLVAAGGLALAGGLYWAFRPAPPEEEEEPVAMGYGDVKLLGALGAWLGLYAFLALLLAVFLGAAFGLVLRRQKIPFGPYLALGGVVAFFFGEALWQGYLAFLGL; encoded by the coding sequence TGCCCAAGCTGTGGCCACCGCTTGGGCCCCAAAGACCTGGTCCCCGTCCTCTCCTACCTGGCCCTAAGGGGGCGGTGCCGCTACTGCCAAAGCCCCATAAGCCCCCGCTACCCCCTGGTGGAGGCCATCACCGGCTCCCTTTTCCTCCTGGCCGCCCTCTTCTACCCGCCTTCCCCCATGGCCTTTTTGGTCTTCGCCTTCCTCGCCTTTCTGGTGGCCCTCGCCTTCATTGACCTGGACACCTACGAGCTTCCCGACGCCCTCACCTACGGCCTCCTCTTCCTGGGCCTCGCCGCCTCCTACTTCCTCGCCTTCCCTCTCCCCTTCAGGAAGAGCCTGGACGGGGCCCTGATGGCGGCGGGGGGCCTGGGCCTGGTGGCCGGGTACGGGGGGCTTTTCCTGAGGCGCTTCCGGGAGAGGAGGCCCGAGGTCCCCGTGGGCCCCCACCAGGTGCACATGGCCGCCCTCTTGGGAGCCCTCCTGGGCCCCGGGGTGGGGATGGCCCTGGCCTTCCTCACCTGGGCCCTCTCGGCGAGAACGGGTAGGCCCGTGGTCCTCCCCGACCGGCTCACCCTCCCCCTCCTTCCCGTGGCCCTCCTCCTGGCCCCCGCCCTGGGCCTGGACCTTCTGGAAAGCCTGAAGGGAAGCCTCGTCGCCGCCGGGGGGCTCGCCCTGGCCGGAGGGCTTTACTGGGCCTTCCGGCCCGCCCCGCCCGAAGAAGAGGAGGAGCCGGTCGCCATGGGCTACGGGGACGTGAAGCTTTTAGGGGCCCTCGGGGCCTGGCTTGGGCTTTACGCCTTTTTGGCGCTTCTTCTCGCCGTCTTCCTGGGGGCGGCCTTTGGGCTCGTCCTTAGAAGACAGAAAATCCCCTTTGGCCCCTACCTGGCCCTGGGAGGGGTGGTGGCCTTCTTCTTCGGGGAGGCCCTGTGGCAGGGGTACCTGGCCTTCCTTGGCCTCTAG
- a CDS encoding nitroreductase family protein, with protein MDLTPILAKRRSVRRFKPVPIPPEDLEKLLFALQRAPTDASAQLYSVLRVRDPALREAIARLSGDQEHVRQAAEFFLFLADVHRLERLLAHRGERMASWPKTALHFGVLDAGLSAAYLALTAEALGYGVCFIGGVLNEPEALLDLLRLPPGVFPVVGLALGVPDEEGPPRPRLPRHLVVHEDRYRPYTEEDLEAAYRAMAPYSRVGDWGRVLSRYFAQGGAMEAREAPYGRALARQGLDPDLPQGSPYYSLGSLIETALKEARAVLFRRGEAWLEREAEAFRGEGRPGEALVEALKKARGEVPDWP; from the coding sequence ATGGACCTCACGCCCATCCTGGCTAAGAGGCGAAGCGTGCGCCGCTTCAAGCCCGTGCCCATTCCCCCGGAGGACCTGGAGAAGCTCCTTTTCGCCCTCCAGCGGGCCCCCACGGACGCCAGCGCCCAGCTTTATAGCGTCCTGAGGGTCAGGGACCCGGCCCTTAGGGAGGCCATCGCCCGGCTTTCCGGGGACCAGGAGCACGTGCGGCAGGCGGCGGAGTTTTTCCTCTTCCTGGCGGACGTCCACCGCCTGGAGAGGCTCCTCGCCCACCGGGGGGAAAGGATGGCCTCCTGGCCCAAGACCGCCCTCCACTTCGGCGTCCTGGACGCGGGGCTTTCCGCCGCCTACCTGGCCCTCACCGCCGAGGCCCTGGGCTACGGGGTCTGCTTTATCGGCGGGGTCCTCAACGAGCCCGAGGCCCTACTGGACCTCCTCCGCCTGCCTCCCGGGGTCTTCCCCGTGGTGGGGCTGGCCCTGGGGGTCCCGGACGAGGAAGGTCCCCCTAGGCCCAGGCTTCCCCGGCACCTGGTGGTCCACGAGGACCGCTACCGCCCCTACACCGAGGAGGACCTGGAGGCGGCCTACCGGGCCATGGCCCCCTACAGCCGCGTTGGAGACTGGGGAAGGGTCCTAAGCCGCTACTTCGCCCAGGGGGGCGCTATGGAGGCCCGGGAGGCCCCTTACGGCCGGGCCCTAGCCCGCCAGGGCCTGGACCCCGACCTGCCCCAGGGAAGCCCCTATTACTCCCTGGGAAGCCTCATAGAGACCGCCCTAAAGGAGGCCCGGGCCGTCCTCTTCCGCCGGGGGGAGGCCTGGCTGGAGCGGGAGGCCGAAGCCTTCCGGGGGGAGGGGAGGCCCGGGGAGGCGCTTGTGGAAGCCCTGAAGAAGGCCCGGGGAGAGGTCCCGGACTGGCCCTAG